The following proteins are co-located in the Desulfatitalea tepidiphila genome:
- the lysS gene encoding lysine--tRNA ligase, with protein MGNTETVNVMEQRKIKLEALRNEGINPFPSGFKVEHTIAQIQAAVVQNEADALDGMRFTTAGRMMAVNSFGKSAFVRFRDRSGQMQAYIRKDKVGPDAYAIFKRLDIGDFVGLTGSLFRTKTGEWTLLATEVSLLSKALRPLPEKFHGLKDPEKRYRQRYVDLIMNADVRRIFMTRSRIIQAIRQFFLRHDFLEVETPMMQPIAGGAEAAPFVTHHNALNMDLYLRIAPELYLKRLVVGGFERVFEINRNFRNEGISTQHNPEFTMLEFYQAYATYHDLMALTESLFADLATDILGSDTLVYQGQTVQLKGTWHRMTMTESLQQLGGVDPGLLSDREGLIDFASAKGVQLTKTRSVGKIITKLFEALVEPQLIQPTFITGYPVEVSPLSRRSDTEAGLTERFELFIAGFEIANGFSELNDPDDQRARFLEQVQDRQEGNEEAHLMDEDYIEALEYGMPPTAGEGIGIDRLAMLLTDSPSIREVILFPHMKPKS; from the coding sequence ATGGGGAATACCGAAACAGTCAATGTGATGGAGCAGCGCAAAATCAAATTGGAGGCGCTGCGCAATGAAGGCATCAATCCCTTTCCAAGCGGTTTCAAGGTCGAACATACAATAGCTCAAATCCAGGCGGCCGTGGTTCAAAACGAGGCCGATGCACTCGACGGGATGCGCTTCACGACGGCCGGTCGAATGATGGCCGTCAACAGCTTCGGTAAATCGGCTTTCGTGCGTTTCCGTGATCGTAGCGGCCAGATGCAGGCCTACATTCGTAAGGACAAAGTCGGACCGGACGCCTACGCCATTTTCAAACGGCTCGATATCGGCGACTTCGTGGGCTTGACGGGGAGCCTGTTTCGAACCAAAACCGGGGAGTGGACCCTGCTGGCCACCGAGGTCTCGCTTTTGAGCAAGGCCTTGCGTCCTCTTCCGGAAAAATTTCATGGGTTGAAAGACCCTGAAAAACGGTACCGCCAGCGCTATGTCGATCTGATCATGAATGCCGACGTTCGGCGGATATTCATGACGCGCAGCAGGATTATCCAGGCCATTCGCCAGTTTTTTCTGCGGCACGATTTTCTCGAAGTCGAAACGCCGATGATGCAACCAATTGCGGGCGGGGCCGAGGCGGCACCGTTTGTGACCCATCACAATGCGCTGAACATGGATCTCTACCTGCGCATCGCCCCGGAACTCTATCTGAAGCGGCTGGTGGTCGGCGGCTTCGAACGGGTCTTTGAAATCAACCGCAACTTCCGCAACGAAGGTATTTCCACCCAGCACAACCCAGAGTTCACCATGCTCGAGTTCTACCAGGCCTATGCCACCTATCATGACTTGATGGCGTTGACCGAGTCGCTGTTTGCCGATCTGGCGACCGACATCCTGGGCTCCGACACACTGGTTTATCAAGGCCAAACAGTTCAATTGAAGGGCACGTGGCACCGGATGACCATGACCGAATCGCTGCAACAACTCGGCGGCGTCGATCCCGGACTGCTCTCAGACCGTGAGGGGCTGATCGATTTCGCCTCTGCCAAAGGGGTCCAGCTGACCAAAACCAGATCCGTCGGCAAGATCATTACCAAACTTTTCGAGGCATTGGTGGAGCCGCAACTGATTCAACCTACATTTATTACGGGATACCCGGTTGAGGTGTCTCCGTTGTCGCGAAGGAGCGATACGGAAGCGGGCCTCACCGAACGGTTCGAGCTGTTTATTGCCGGCTTTGAGATCGCCAACGGCTTCTCGGAACTCAACGATCCGGACGACCAGCGCGCCCGCTTCCTCGAACAGGTCCAAGACAGACAGGAAGGGAATGAAGAAGCCCATCTCATGGACGAAGATTACATCGAAGCGCTGGAATATGGCATGCCTCCCACGGCCGGCGAAGGAATCGGCATCGATCGGCTGGCCATGCTCTTGACCGATTCTCCGTCTATCCGGGAGGTGATCCTGTTTCCCCACATGAAGCCTAAAAGCTGA
- the lptF gene encoding LPS export ABC transporter permease LptF — protein MIIQRYIFKEFLPPFGISLIFFSFIFLMMQLPEIANYVVNFQIGLSTVGLLMLYTMPFFLQFTIPMSVMIAVLLCFLRMSGDMEIVALKAGGVHLNRLLPPVLVFGLIGALLTCCMAVFALPAGRKHSKQLLYDVASSHVDVGLKPRQFIDMFKGVVIYINDIDNEAKTLSDVFIEDRRSNQLTSTVLAPKGQLTYDPEQAVANLRLFNGTIHQVDLVQKHANAIQFETYDLRLDMSSSLSSGDIGKEHVQEMSLSRLRETIQSAKEKNSSYYKALKEYHKKFSLPGASLVMALLAMPLGIRSRTSKRAYGIGLGLFFFLLYYVMLSGGWVLGESGFYPPAIGMWAPNIVILAIGVFLLIRANDEKPILQFNISHWISRLSSNN, from the coding sequence ATGATCATTCAGCGTTACATTTTCAAGGAATTTTTGCCGCCTTTCGGGATCAGCCTCATCTTTTTCTCATTCATATTTTTGATGATGCAGTTGCCCGAGATTGCCAACTACGTGGTGAACTTCCAGATCGGCCTATCGACTGTCGGGCTTCTGATGCTTTACACTATGCCGTTCTTTTTGCAGTTTACGATACCCATGTCGGTCATGATCGCCGTGCTGCTCTGCTTTTTGAGGATGTCCGGAGACATGGAAATCGTTGCCCTTAAAGCCGGCGGTGTTCATCTCAATCGATTGCTGCCACCGGTTTTGGTATTCGGTTTGATCGGCGCCCTGTTGACCTGCTGCATGGCCGTTTTCGCATTGCCGGCAGGGCGCAAACATTCCAAACAGTTGCTTTACGATGTGGCGTCATCCCACGTGGATGTCGGTCTCAAACCACGCCAGTTCATTGATATGTTTAAAGGTGTTGTCATCTACATCAACGATATCGACAACGAGGCCAAGACGCTTTCCGACGTCTTTATCGAGGACCGGCGGTCCAACCAGCTCACGAGTACCGTGCTCGCCCCCAAAGGACAGCTCACTTACGATCCTGAGCAGGCCGTGGCCAACCTCAGGCTCTTTAACGGTACCATCCACCAGGTCGACCTGGTTCAAAAGCACGCCAATGCCATACAGTTTGAAACCTATGACCTTCGGCTGGATATGAGCAGCAGTCTGTCCTCGGGCGACATTGGCAAGGAGCATGTGCAGGAGATGAGCTTGTCCAGGCTGCGGGAAACCATACAATCCGCAAAAGAAAAAAACAGTTCCTACTACAAGGCCTTGAAGGAGTACCATAAAAAATTTTCGTTACCGGGAGCCAGTCTGGTCATGGCCCTGTTGGCCATGCCGCTTGGTATCCGGTCGCGGACTTCCAAACGAGCCTATGGTATTGGATTGGGATTGTTCTTTTTTTTGCTCTATTATGTCATGCTGTCGGGTGGATGGGTCCTTGGGGAATCGGGATTTTATCCTCCCGCCATCGGCATGTGGGCCCCCAACATCGTGATTCTGGCGATTGGTGTGTTTTTATTGATCCGGGCCAATGACGAGAAACCCATACTGCAATTTAATATATCTCATTGGATAAGCAGATTAAGTAGTAACAATTGA
- the lptG gene encoding LPS export ABC transporter permease LptG, with the protein MTLFGRYIATEIAKSFLIILMVVTGIYLTVDFIEKVDNFIEAGLPVIRALLFFIFKLPLILVQVTPVGILLAVIITFGLMAKNNELLALRASGVNLMSLLGPIMWCGVAAFLFVMLIAEAVMPLTVPQSDQIWIEEVKGRKTSGVKRSDIWLKGSDTVLHVKYFDPGDRIAKGITIHRFDGNFGLKERIDAETGQFQDGRWVLEKGLVQSKSNGYTVEPFDRREVVLEFVPEDLVQLAPKPEAMNIAQLYRYIQKVESEGYDATHYRVDLHAKFAFPVIALILTMIGAGLAARGKIKEALAGSVTYGLGIAFLYWIVFSFCLSLGYAGKLPPILAAWGVNLISTCVAGYLLLNAD; encoded by the coding sequence ATGACCCTATTCGGCCGTTACATCGCCACTGAAATTGCCAAGTCCTTTCTCATCATTCTGATGGTCGTGACCGGTATTTACCTGACCGTCGATTTTATCGAAAAAGTGGACAACTTTATCGAAGCCGGTTTGCCGGTTATTCGCGCATTGCTTTTTTTCATCTTCAAGTTACCTTTGATCCTCGTCCAGGTCACACCCGTGGGTATTCTTTTGGCTGTGATCATCACCTTCGGATTGATGGCCAAGAACAACGAACTGCTGGCTCTGCGGGCAAGCGGCGTGAATTTGATGTCACTTCTCGGGCCGATCATGTGGTGCGGTGTGGCCGCCTTTTTGTTTGTCATGCTGATCGCCGAAGCGGTGATGCCTCTCACCGTGCCCCAATCCGATCAGATTTGGATCGAGGAGGTAAAGGGACGAAAGACCTCAGGTGTCAAAAGAAGTGATATCTGGTTGAAAGGGAGCGACACGGTTTTACACGTAAAATATTTCGATCCCGGCGATAGGATCGCCAAGGGGATCACGATTCATCGATTCGATGGGAACTTTGGCTTAAAGGAGCGTATCGATGCCGAGACCGGGCAATTCCAGGACGGCCGATGGGTGCTCGAGAAGGGCTTGGTTCAGAGTAAAAGCAATGGGTACACGGTGGAACCATTTGACAGGAGGGAGGTCGTGCTCGAGTTTGTTCCTGAAGATTTGGTGCAGCTGGCACCCAAACCTGAAGCCATGAATATCGCTCAGTTATATCGATACATTCAAAAAGTGGAATCAGAAGGTTACGACGCCACCCACTACCGTGTCGATTTGCATGCCAAGTTCGCTTTCCCTGTCATCGCATTGATCCTGACCATGATCGGCGCCGGTTTGGCCGCCCGCGGAAAGATTAAGGAGGCCCTGGCGGGAAGTGTCACCTATGGATTGGGCATTGCTTTTTTGTATTGGATCGTTTTCAGTTTCTGCCTCTCCCTGGGTTATGCCGGCAAGCTGCCGCCGATTCTGGCAGCTTGGGGGGTGAATCTCATATCCACATGCGTGGCTGGGTATCTACTTCTCAATGCAGATTAA
- the lpxK gene encoding tetraacyldisaccharide 4'-kinase: MHRLLKEIADVLGSRRRYPFFSLATLLHGGSLLYSTATASRNALYDHGMLPTRGVDRPVISIGNITAGGTGKTPMTVQLAKLLKSFGLKVLIVSRGYRSLGEKAGAVVSDGKRLLCDVHTAGDEPYLMASLLRQVPVMVGQNRFKTARRGVKLFSPDVILLDDAFQHQAMLRDINLVLMDANLPLGNGHLLPRGPLREPLSGLNRADAIVFTRCGPSQITVHSDLAHLLSTKHVFHCRHITVLRGMVPAGHSLDHMAMAGEKDSLATISQGGPVFAFSGLANNPNFFCSISKMGRDVRGTAGFPDHHYYSSGEIGDLVRRAEQLDSHALITTDKDFVRLPRSISLKLDLFVLGVEIDFREDTERWQGFIRQRLAACDAQISKDSQISTRVD; the protein is encoded by the coding sequence ATGCATAGACTGTTGAAGGAGATAGCTGACGTGCTGGGCAGTCGTCGCCGGTATCCCTTTTTCTCACTGGCGACCCTCCTGCATGGTGGATCGCTGCTCTACAGCACTGCAACAGCGTCACGAAATGCGCTTTACGACCATGGGATGTTGCCGACTCGAGGGGTGGACCGTCCGGTCATCTCCATCGGCAACATCACCGCCGGCGGTACCGGCAAGACACCCATGACCGTGCAGCTGGCAAAACTGCTGAAGTCATTTGGTTTGAAGGTGTTGATCGTCAGCCGGGGCTACAGGAGCCTCGGCGAAAAAGCCGGGGCCGTGGTCAGCGATGGCAAAAGGCTGCTTTGCGATGTCCACACGGCAGGCGACGAACCCTATTTGATGGCGAGCCTGCTTCGTCAGGTGCCGGTGATGGTCGGACAAAATCGATTCAAGACGGCCCGCAGGGGGGTGAAGCTGTTCTCACCGGATGTGATTCTGCTGGACGACGCGTTTCAACACCAGGCCATGCTACGGGACATCAACCTCGTGTTGATGGACGCCAACCTGCCTTTGGGGAACGGTCATTTGCTGCCCCGTGGGCCGTTGCGGGAACCGCTGTCGGGTTTAAACCGGGCCGACGCGATCGTATTCACCAGGTGCGGGCCTTCCCAAATCACAGTGCACTCCGATTTAGCCCATCTGCTGTCCACTAAACACGTATTCCATTGCCGACACATCACCGTCTTGCGCGGCATGGTTCCGGCCGGCCACTCCCTTGACCATATGGCCATGGCAGGCGAAAAGGATTCGCTTGCAACGATATCGCAGGGAGGGCCGGTTTTCGCCTTTTCGGGCCTGGCCAACAACCCCAATTTTTTCTGCTCTATTTCCAAAATGGGTAGAGATGTCAGAGGCACGGCCGGCTTTCCGGATCACCATTACTACAGCAGCGGGGAGATCGGCGACCTGGTCCGGCGTGCCGAGCAATTGGATTCTCATGCCTTGATCACTACCGATAAGGATTTTGTGCGGCTGCCCAGGTCCATTTCGCTCAAACTGGATTTGTTCGTTTTGGGGGTTGAGATCGACTTTCGGGAAGATACGGAGCGATGGCAAGGTTTCATTCGCCAACGATTGGCAGCATGCGACGCCCAGATATCAAAAGATTCCCAAATATCGACGCGGGTCGATTGA
- a CDS encoding glycosyltransferase family 9 protein, whose amino-acid sequence MDILIVKLGALGDIINTLPLAIQLKQHFKAQIHWITAPLSYPLLAGHPDIDQAILFDRNKSGVAIRSLLRRIRSQQFDLVLDLQRTMKSGLICTAARGKRKIGFDKGRCKEMTWLLPFERIPAGDPHAHMVDQYLDFARYLGIPAGKVQWHIQSGGHKVQGLPRRYVVLNIGATKPANRWTVQGFADLAMMIRKQCGMPCVLTGGPEDVPMASQIVEQPPDSNIINLVGKTSLLELVDLLKDAIMVVTCDTGPMHLAVALGKNVVALFGPSDHRRTGPYRGKVIRAKVDCIPCNRRSCRKPICMSGIRAEDVFPVLKKYRVLSEIDEPEVNEIDDKF is encoded by the coding sequence ATGGATATCCTGATCGTAAAACTGGGAGCCTTGGGAGACATCATCAACACCCTCCCACTCGCGATTCAACTGAAACAGCATTTCAAGGCCCAAATTCATTGGATCACGGCCCCCTTGAGCTATCCGCTTCTGGCCGGACACCCCGATATCGACCAGGCCATCCTGTTCGACCGCAATAAGAGTGGGGTCGCCATCCGTTCATTGCTGCGTCGAATCAGGTCCCAACAATTTGACCTGGTGCTCGATCTGCAGCGAACAATGAAATCGGGCCTGATCTGCACCGCTGCCCGTGGCAAACGGAAAATCGGATTCGATAAGGGACGATGCAAGGAGATGACCTGGCTGCTGCCCTTCGAAAGAATACCGGCGGGCGATCCACATGCCCACATGGTCGATCAATACCTGGATTTTGCCCGCTACCTCGGTATCCCGGCCGGCAAGGTACAGTGGCACATCCAGTCCGGTGGGCATAAGGTCCAAGGGCTGCCCCGTCGTTACGTGGTGCTGAATATCGGTGCCACTAAACCGGCCAACCGCTGGACGGTTCAGGGATTCGCCGATCTGGCAATGATGATTCGAAAACAGTGCGGTATGCCCTGTGTGTTGACCGGCGGACCGGAAGATGTGCCCATGGCTTCACAAATCGTCGAGCAGCCCCCTGATAGCAACATCATCAATCTTGTCGGGAAAACGAGTTTGCTCGAACTCGTCGATCTCCTCAAGGACGCTATCATGGTGGTTACCTGCGATACCGGTCCGATGCATTTGGCCGTGGCTTTGGGCAAGAATGTGGTGGCTCTTTTCGGCCCTTCTGATCATCGGCGAACCGGGCCCTATCGTGGGAAAGTCATCCGCGCCAAGGTCGATTGCATACCTTGTAACCGGCGTAGCTGCCGTAAGCCCATTTGCATGTCCGGCATTCGGGCCGAGGATGTCTTCCCTGTCTTGAAAAAATATCGGGTTCTTTCGGAAATCGATGAACCGGAAGTAAATGAAATAGATGATAAATTTTAA
- a CDS encoding lipopolysaccharide kinase InaA family protein, with the protein MSDIVCHCIDHFKIGSSQRLTALQTRQMVEVFKKPPQKPDGLLAGRTAVLDAHLEGFGATVVKHYHRGGLIANLVKRHYLRISKTRGQIEYEQMERASKAGINVPEPLAFGYRGRLFYEGWLISRKVPNCQTLAQLSQTFPERISGIMERLVVQVRLLVENRILHADFHPGNVLVDDQEQVYIIDFDKSTVYHGSLESLKMRYCRRWCRAVLKHGLPHLLCTPIQAATY; encoded by the coding sequence TTGAGTGATATCGTTTGTCATTGCATCGATCATTTCAAGATCGGGAGTTCACAACGACTGACGGCCCTTCAAACCCGGCAGATGGTCGAGGTGTTCAAAAAACCGCCCCAAAAGCCAGACGGCCTTTTGGCCGGCAGAACTGCCGTTTTAGATGCACACTTGGAAGGGTTTGGCGCAACTGTCGTCAAACATTACCACCGCGGTGGGTTGATCGCAAACCTGGTCAAGCGACACTATTTGAGGATCTCAAAAACACGAGGTCAAATCGAATACGAACAGATGGAACGCGCCAGCAAGGCCGGCATCAACGTACCCGAACCCCTGGCCTTCGGTTATCGTGGGCGGCTATTTTACGAAGGCTGGCTCATTTCAAGGAAGGTACCGAATTGCCAGACCCTGGCCCAATTGAGCCAAACATTTCCCGAGCGCATTTCAGGGATCATGGAAAGGCTCGTTGTGCAAGTCAGACTCTTGGTTGAGAATCGAATCTTACATGCCGATTTTCATCCTGGCAACGTTCTTGTAGACGACCAAGAGCAGGTCTATATCATCGATTTTGATAAGAGCACGGTATATCATGGAAGTTTAGAAAGTCTGAAGATGAGGTATTGTCGGCGATGGTGTCGGGCAGTTCTTAAACATGGCTTGCCCCACCTGCTATGCACCCCCATCCAAGCTGCAACGTATTAA
- a CDS encoding glycosyltransferase family 9 protein, producing the protein MKILLAQTSFLGDTILSTPVIAAIKDLFPKADLWMMTTPLAADLVRRDPLLTGVIPLNKRAGDAGLSGLIRMSRRLKSMAFDRVYSLHRSYRTSLLLWMARIPLRIGCHDAKGKFLYHHLTSRDFSQHDVLRNLSILSGECRINPEFAQMRLYPPKAGEIDATWKQDLPPSGKYAVLVPGSAWRTKMWNWTGYREVSRYLLKKKISVVLLGASSEKEICDRVARDLEVLNLAGRSSISESAFVMQHARVVVCNDSMALHMASALKIPTVVIFCATSPKFGYGPWQNKAIVIEQKDLACKPCRRHGSMRCPNGTEACMRGPQAQEVIQAIEKLVNRELI; encoded by the coding sequence ATGAAAATATTACTCGCACAGACCAGCTTTCTCGGTGACACGATCCTGTCGACGCCTGTGATCGCCGCCATCAAAGACCTATTCCCCAAGGCGGATCTCTGGATGATGACCACGCCATTGGCCGCCGATCTGGTACGCCGGGATCCGCTGTTAACTGGCGTTATCCCGCTGAACAAACGCGCCGGTGATGCCGGTCTTTCCGGTTTAATACGGATGAGCCGCAGGCTCAAATCCATGGCCTTTGACCGAGTCTATTCACTACATCGATCCTACCGCACCTCTCTTTTGCTATGGATGGCACGCATACCACTGCGAATCGGCTGTCACGATGCAAAGGGCAAATTCTTGTACCACCACTTGACATCACGCGATTTCAGCCAGCACGATGTGCTGCGAAATTTGTCTATTCTTTCAGGAGAGTGTCGAATCAACCCAGAATTTGCTCAAATGAGGCTCTATCCGCCAAAAGCAGGCGAAATTGATGCGACTTGGAAACAAGATTTACCACCATCAGGCAAATACGCCGTCCTCGTACCCGGCAGTGCCTGGCGAACCAAAATGTGGAATTGGACGGGATACCGGGAGGTCTCCCGTTATTTGCTGAAGAAAAAAATCAGTGTGGTTCTTTTAGGTGCTTCTTCTGAGAAGGAGATATGCGATAGAGTCGCACGAGACCTTGAAGTGCTCAATCTTGCAGGTCGTAGCTCCATATCCGAATCCGCCTTTGTGATGCAGCATGCACGCGTGGTGGTTTGCAATGACAGCATGGCTCTGCACATGGCATCGGCTCTCAAGATTCCCACAGTCGTAATTTTTTGCGCCACTTCGCCAAAATTTGGCTACGGGCCATGGCAGAACAAGGCTATCGTCATCGAACAAAAAGATCTTGCATGCAAACCTTGTCGTCGACATGGCTCAATGAGATGCCCCAACGGCACCGAAGCCTGTATGAGGGGGCCACAGGCGCAAGAAGTGATTCAAGCCATTGAAAAGTTAGTGAATAGAGAGCTTATTTAA
- a CDS encoding glycosyltransferase family 4 protein: MIDRLDGSSPRLELHVVSKPYIRYAFLIRDCSLIHAHEAKAAQFAYLSSRLYRRPYLITRRVPNPIKSNPLSRRIYIKSNMVVALSGAIRDLLVKYDSRLKPVIIPSMVSNLPFDPVSKDEIRRRFTGKFLVGHAGALVNRHKGQQYLLEAASILENVYPNIHFLFLGQGEDESWLKGLADGLSNVTFTGFIENLGDYLAAFDLFVFPSLQEGLGSVLLDAMQFRLPIVASDVDGIPDIIEHEKTGLLVPPRDGKALSRAIENLYLSGDKRLMLSENAYAATVKYHPREIAALYLSAYKQILSRLI, translated from the coding sequence TTGATCGACCGGCTTGATGGCAGTTCTCCAAGGCTTGAACTGCATGTCGTATCCAAGCCATATATCCGATATGCTTTCTTAATCCGTGATTGCAGCCTCATCCATGCACATGAGGCCAAAGCCGCCCAGTTTGCGTACCTGTCAAGCAGGCTGTATCGGCGACCTTATTTAATTACCCGACGGGTCCCCAACCCCATTAAGTCCAACCCTCTAAGCAGGCGGATTTATATCAAATCAAATATGGTGGTGGCATTGTCCGGAGCCATAAGGGATTTGCTTGTGAAATATGACAGTAGGCTGAAGCCAGTGATCATTCCCAGCATGGTCAGCAATCTGCCGTTTGACCCGGTGTCAAAGGACGAAATCAGGCGTCGCTTTACTGGCAAGTTCCTGGTCGGCCATGCCGGCGCCTTGGTCAATCGTCACAAGGGGCAGCAGTACCTGTTGGAAGCTGCAAGTATCCTGGAAAATGTCTATCCGAACATCCATTTTCTTTTCTTAGGACAAGGAGAGGACGAGAGCTGGTTGAAAGGCCTGGCAGATGGGTTGAGCAATGTGACTTTTACAGGATTTATTGAAAACTTAGGCGATTATCTTGCTGCTTTCGACCTCTTTGTATTTCCGTCTCTCCAGGAAGGTCTGGGCTCGGTCCTTTTGGATGCGATGCAATTCAGATTGCCTATTGTGGCAAGTGATGTAGATGGAATTCCAGATATCATTGAACACGAGAAAACAGGTTTGCTAGTGCCTCCAAGGGATGGCAAGGCCCTTTCCAGGGCCATCGAGAACCTGTACCTGAGTGGGGATAAGCGCTTGATGTTGTCCGAAAACGCTTATGCAGCAACAGTGAAATATCATCCGCGAGAGATTGCCGCTCTTTACTTAAGTGCATACAAGCAAATACTCAGCAGGCTGATCTGA
- a CDS encoding O-antigen ligase family protein: protein MIKNIQELHQFLPSINGASRSKNHFCETMGLLGVAIYAFSFPFSKDLCYVGEWLMLGAFVLSLPHIWPIMKNDPLWIAFVAFLIFMLFKAILTLVAYSGELGEVLNAIRWRARFFWLFIVAWWVGGTKSSILRLMAFALVGFFILLLIGYEPHLFQKIMRGMRVGFGLNPQHFSLFAATALCGCLFFAKNFWGTRYRYARIVIWSLLVSWLLVLIIASQVRATWIAVIAVLVSSGTYALFAVLFNEAKKRSMHMVLGLIFLGVLLGVGYHFFHEPLHNRVYRDWDSVNNMISSGFENIDPTTSSGIRMTLWKWAVDKIKQHPIVGWKIDNSSRDYLGKEGLDKRVAKFHHVHNSYLEILLNQGVLGFALFLFFPCYVIFSVSSCYRREKIPFHYYAFFLSVVILFSIVNLFEAYFTTWLFWPYFSVFWGGFYSFALWSRKNP, encoded by the coding sequence ATGATTAAAAATATTCAAGAATTACATCAATTCCTGCCATCCATAAACGGCGCAAGCCGTTCCAAGAATCATTTTTGTGAAACCATGGGGCTTCTTGGAGTCGCTATCTATGCCTTTTCTTTTCCCTTTTCCAAAGATCTCTGTTACGTTGGTGAGTGGTTGATGCTTGGCGCTTTCGTCTTATCTCTTCCCCACATCTGGCCCATCATGAAAAACGATCCCTTATGGATCGCCTTTGTGGCATTTCTCATTTTTATGTTGTTTAAAGCCATTTTAACGTTGGTGGCATATTCAGGTGAGCTGGGTGAGGTCTTGAATGCTATCCGTTGGCGTGCGCGTTTTTTCTGGCTTTTTATTGTCGCCTGGTGGGTCGGCGGTACGAAAAGCTCTATATTGAGATTAATGGCTTTCGCCCTTGTTGGTTTTTTCATCTTATTGTTAATCGGCTATGAGCCCCACCTTTTTCAAAAAATAATGAGAGGAATGAGGGTTGGTTTCGGGTTGAATCCCCAACATTTCAGCTTGTTTGCAGCTACAGCGCTCTGTGGATGTCTTTTTTTTGCAAAGAATTTTTGGGGAACCAGATATCGATACGCAAGAATTGTAATATGGAGCCTGCTGGTCTCGTGGTTATTGGTGCTGATAATTGCATCCCAAGTACGTGCCACCTGGATAGCAGTGATCGCTGTCTTGGTTTCATCAGGAACATACGCTCTGTTCGCCGTTCTTTTTAATGAAGCGAAAAAAAGATCGATGCATATGGTTTTAGGGCTTATTTTTTTGGGAGTGCTTTTGGGGGTGGGATATCATTTTTTTCATGAGCCGTTACATAATAGAGTATATCGTGATTGGGATTCCGTGAATAACATGATTTCTTCAGGTTTTGAAAATATCGACCCTACGACCTCTTCGGGGATTAGGATGACATTGTGGAAGTGGGCGGTCGATAAAATCAAGCAACACCCGATCGTCGGATGGAAAATTGACAACAGCAGCAGGGACTATCTCGGAAAGGAAGGTCTAGACAAACGTGTTGCAAAATTTCATCATGTGCATAACAGCTACCTGGAAATCTTGTTGAATCAAGGTGTGTTGGGTTTCGCACTGTTTCTATTTTTTCCATGCTATGTAATTTTCTCAGTTTCTTCATGTTACCGAAGGGAGAAAATCCCGTTTCATTATTACGCCTTTTTCTTAAGTGTCGTCATTCTTTTCAGTATCGTTAACCTGTTCGAGGCCTATTTTACGACTTGGCTTTTTTGGCCATATTTTTCGGTTTTTTGGGGCGGTTTTTATTCGTTCGCGCTATGGTCTCGGAAAAATCCTTAA